From one Cucurbita pepo subsp. pepo cultivar mu-cu-16 chromosome LG17, ASM280686v2, whole genome shotgun sequence genomic stretch:
- the LOC111778203 gene encoding nitrate regulatory gene2 protein-like, with protein sequence MGCSQSKIENEEVVSRCKDRKMFMKDAVTARNSFAAAHSSYAMSLKNIGAVLSDYAHGESPPAPSSLPGAAVAQSAAAASSSYYSLPPPPPPLPGSPGMPLQPATSMFEMKASKVESKRVETVIEEVDENDFEIQCAVGPLRRRRSNIDGGGRGGRTGHGELVEEENSPPPRLPPSPNRPPPPTENRRIYEPSPQDSTYDYLFSVENMPAPTLSGIEDFDNNMEAVEQRAAMGEKSGEEPPSSSAEKTSKKTKQVGFPGPSEGKRIVKGNINLLQIFMELDDHFLKASESAHEVSKMLEATRLHFHSNFADNRGHIDHSARVMRVITWNRSFRGLPNNDELNDDFDKEENETHATVLDKLLAWEKKLFEEVKAGEVMKLEYQKKVAALNKLKEKGTNFEAIEKAKATVSHLHTRYIVDMQSMDSTVSEINRIRDEQLYPKLVQLVNGMVNMWETMHFHHGNQLKVVGALKMLDISQSPKETSDHHHERTVQLWAVVQDWHSQLEKLVSRQKDYIKALSNWLKLNLIPTESSLKEKVCSPPRVRSPPIHGLLHVWQEQLEKLPDEILRNAIFTFATVINTIMQSQDEEMKMKVKCEETEKELARKTKQFKDWQKKYVQRKVPSPGEENPEEIGDNDAIAERQAAVEAVEKRLEEQREEYQKLCVHVREKSLGNLKNQLPELFRALFEFSHACSRIYRHLKSISQPLPNGTRSSNMNMNTGEAR encoded by the exons ATGGGTTGTTCACAATCCAAGATCGAAAATGAGGAAGTGGTTTCCCGATGTAAGGATCGGAAGATGTTCATGAAAGACGCCGTCACCGCCCGGAATTCCTTCGCGGCGGCGCATTCTTCCTACGCCATGTCGTTGAAGAACATTGGCGCTGTTTTGAGCGATTACGCTCATGGAGAGAGCCCGCCGGCTCCGTCGTCTCTCCCTGGTGCCGCCGTTGCTCAATCGGCTGCTGCGGCGTCGTCGTCGTACTATAGTTtgcctccgccgccgcctccgctTCCTGGTTCTCCAGGTATGCCGCTTCAACCAGCTACGAGTATGTTTGAAATGAAGGCCTCGAAGGTTGAGTCGAAGCGTGTGGAGACGGTTATTGAGGAGGTGGATGAGAATGATTTTGAGATTCAATGCGCCGTTGGTCCATTGCGTAGGAGGAGAAGCAATATAGACGGTGGTGGGCGTGGCGGTAGAACTGGCCATGGGGAGCTtgtggaagaagaaaacagtCCGCCTCCGCGATTGCCGCCTTCACCGAATCGGCCTCCGCCTCCGACCGAAAACCGCCGCATTTACGAGCCGTCGCCTCAGGATTCGACCTACGATTATCTGTTTTCGGTTGAAAATATGCCGGCTCCGACGTTGAGCGGCATTGAGGATTTTGATAATAATATGGAGGCGGTGGAGCAGAGAGCGGCGATGGGGGAGAAATCTGGTGAAGAGCCGCCGTCTTCTTCGGCGGAAAAGACGTCGAAGAAGACGAAGCAAGTAGGTTTTCCAGGTCCAAGCGAGGGAAAAAGGATTGTTAAAGGGAATATCAATCTGCTACAGATCTTCATGGAGCTTGatgatcattttcttaaaGCCTCTGAAAGTGCTCATGAGGTTTCGAAGATGCTCGAGGCCACTCGGCTTCATTTCCACTCAAACTTTGCCGATAATCGAG GACATATAGATCATTCTGCTAGAGTGATGCGTGTTATCACATGGAACAGATCATTTAGAGGATTGCCAAATAACGATGAATTGAATGATGATTTTGAcaaagaggagaatgaaactcATGCCACTGTATTGGATAAACTGCTTGCCTGGGAGAAGAAACTATTCGAGGAAGTGAAG GCAGGTGAAGTTATGAAGTTGGAGTACCAAAAGAAGGTTGCTGCTCTGAACAAGCTGAAGGAAAAGGGCACCAATTTTGAAGCAATCGAGAAAGCCAAGGCCACTGTCAGCCATTTGCACACCAGATACATTGTGGACATGCAATCCATGGATTCCACCGTCTCTGAGATCAACCGCATTCGAGATGAACAATTGTATCCCAAACTTGTTCAGCTTGTCAATGG AATGGTCAATATGTGGGAAACCATGCATTTTCACCATGGAAACCAATTGAAGGTTGTGGGTGCTCTGAAAATGCTGGATATCTCTCAGTCGCCAAAGGAAACAAGCGACCACCACCATGAGCGCACGGTGCAGCTTTGGGCTGTGGTGCAGGACTGGCATTCTCAATTGGAGAAGCTTGTAAGCCGTCAAAAAGATTACATTAAGGCTCTATCAAATTGGTTGAAATTGAATCTGATCCCTACTGAAAGCAGCTTAAAGGAGaaggtttgttctcctccaaGGGTCCGCAGCCCACCAATTCATGGGCTCCTCCATGTTTGGCAGGAGCAGCTGGAGAAGCTTCCTGACGAGATCCTAAGAAACGCCATATTCACTTTTGCAACGGTGATCAACACAATTATGCAAAGCCAGGACGaagagatgaagatgaaggtaaAATGTGAGGAGACAGAGAAGGAGCTTGCCCGGAAGACCAAGCAATTCAAGGACTGGCAGAAGAAGTATGTGCAGCGGAAGGTGCCGAGTCCCGGTGAGGAAAACCCAGAAGAAATTGGTGATAATGATGCCATTGCAGAGCGGCAAGCGGCGGTGGAGGCTGTAGAGAAGAGACTGGAGGAGCAACGGGAAGAGTACCAAAAGCTATGCGTCCATGTGAGGGAAAAGTCCTTGGGGAACCTAAAAAACCAGCTGCCAGAGCTTTTCAGAGCATTGTTTGAGTTCTCTCATGCATGTTCACGAATTTATAGGCACTTGAAATCAATATCGCAGCCATTGCCCAACGGCACAAGGAGTTcaaacatgaacatgaacacaGGGGAAGCAAGATAA
- the LOC111778964 gene encoding transcription repressor OFP14 has product MPRKLRKSLLGYLSKIKRPTPQLQFPNPQSFKSSKNWILAGCKHPKTLSFAIDRKNGDGAGNNAAADPAAAATLSDVDRFLVENFRSLYMKEEEEFEEKKIEEEGRESKKQGVVSPDSPVDSNGGSHRFFFSPGLSGSPPNDSLTESSENVGSSSSSLNGENQSKDVKLPNDCIAILRYSPNPPEEFRRAMKEMMDSHMKQQEKVDWEFMEELLFSFLNLNDKKSHKHILNAFVDLIVILRQKVEDDASKPRTVRSVRMVRRMM; this is encoded by the coding sequence atgcCTAGAAAATTGCGAAAATCGCTGCTAGGTTACCTCTCGAAGATCAAAAGGCCAACGCCTCAGCTTCAATTTCCTAATCCCCAATCattcaaatcttcaaaaaaCTGGATTCTCGCAGGTTGTAAGCATCCGAAAACGCTGTCGTTCGCCATCGATCGGAAGAATGGCGACGGCGCCGGTAACAACGCCGCTGCGGACCCCGCCGCTGCCGCTACTCTCTCCGATGTCGATCGATTCCTCGTTGAGAACTTCCGATCGTTGTACAtgaaagaggaggaagagttcgaggagaagaaaatagaagaagaaggtcGAGAGAGCAAGAAGCAAGGAGTGGTTTCACCTGATTCGCCGGTTGATTCGAACGGCGGATCTCACCGATTCTTCTTCTCCCCTGGCTTGTCCGGATCTCCACCGAACGATTCTCTGACGGAATCGTCGGAAAATGTAGGATCGAGTTCTTCATCTTTGAACGGTGAAAATCAGAGCAAGGATGTGAAACTTCCGAACGATTGCATCGCGATTTTGAGGTACTCGCCGAATCCGCCTGAGGAATTTCGGCGAGCGATGAAAGAGATGATGGATTCTCACATGAAACAGCAGGAGAAAGTGGATTGGGAGTTTATGGAAGAACTTCTGTTCTCTTTTCTAAATCTGAACGATAAAAAGTCGCATAAACACATACTTAATGCTTTCGTTGATTTGATAGTGATTTTGCGGCAGAAGGTTGAGGACGATGCTTCGAAGCCTCGAACAGTCCGTAGCGTGAGAATGGTGAGGAGGATGATGTGA
- the LOC111779407 gene encoding heat shock 70 kDa protein 15-like → MSVVGFDFGNESCIVAVARQRGIDVVLNDESKRETPAIVSFGDKQRFIGTAGAASIMMNIKNSISQIKRLIGRKFSEPSLQKDIQSLPFSVTEGPDGFPLVHVRYLGEVKTFTPTQVLGMLFSNLKGIAEKNLNAAVVDCCIGIPVYFTDLQRRAVLDAATIAGLHPLRLMHETTATALAYGIYKTDLPENDQLNVAFVDIGHASMQVCIAGFKKGQLKVLAHSSDQSLGGRDFDEVLFHHFAEKFKGEYKIDVYQNARACLRLRTACEKLKKVLSANPVAPLNIECLMDEKDVRGIIKREEFEQISIPILERVKGPLEQALAEAGLTVDNVHIVEVVGSGSRVPAVIKILTEFFKKEPRRTMNASECVARGCALQCAILSPTFKVREFQVNENFPFSIALSWKGAASDPQNGAVDNQQSTVVFPKGNPIPSVKALTFYRSGTFSVDVHYTDCDQQAKISTYTIGPFQSSKGGRAKVKVKVRLNLHGIVSVESATLLEEEEVEVPVTRDQSAKMETDEASSDALPSSNENDVNMQDAKGSTDAGAENGGAELGDQSAQMETDAKVEAPKKKVKKTNIPVVELVYGGLASADVQKAVEKEFEMALQDRVMEETKEKKNAVEAYVYEMRNKLHDKYQEFVTDSQREELSAKLQEVEDWLYEDGEDETKGVYIAKLEELKKQGNPIEERFKEYTERGTVIDQLAYCINSYREAAMSADPKFDHIDISEKQKVLNECVEAEAWLREKKQHQDSLPKHSTPVLYSADVRKKAEALDRFCRPIMTKPKPAAPETPPPAPQGSEQQGGDASATSNAGASPNRKGADETEVSSASTEPMDTEKPEPSSAA, encoded by the exons ATGAGCGTtgttggttttgattttggtaACGAGAGCTGCATTGTAGCTGTTGCAAGGCAGCGAGGTATTGATGTTGTTCTCAATGATGAATCCAAGCGGGAAACTCCAGCTATTGTCAGCTTTGGTGACAAGCAGCGATTTATTGGGACAGCTGGTGCAGCGTCAATTATGATGAACATCAAGAATTCGATCTCTCAGATTAAGAGATTGATTGGCCGTAAATTCTCTGAACCAAGCTTGCAAAAGGATATTCAGTCATTGCCGTTTTCTGTAACCGAGGGGCCTGATGGCTTTCCTTTAGTTCATGTCCGTTACCTGGGTGAGGTAAAAACTTTTACGCCAACCCAGGTGTTGGGTATGCTATTTTCAAATCTGAAAGGCATCGCGGAGAAAAATCTTAATGCCGCGGTGGTTGATTGCTGCATTGGAATCCCGGTTTATTTCACTGATCTTCAGAGAAGAGCTGTATTAGATGCAGCTACAATTGCAGGGTTGCATCCCCTTCGCTTGATGCATGAAACTACTGCAACAGCCTTGGCTTATGGTATATATAAAACTGATTTGCCTGAAAATGATCAGTTGAACGTGGCATTTGTTGATATTGGACATGCAAGCATGCAAGTGTGCATTGCTGGCTTTAAGAAGGGTCAGTTGAAAGTGTTGGCCCATTCATCTGATCAGTCCCTTGGTGGCAGAGACTTTGATGAGGTATTATTTCATCACTTTGCAGAAAAGTTCAAAGGCGAGTACAAAATAGATGTTTATCAGAATGCAAGGGCTTGTCTAAGGCTCCGCACTGCTTGTGAGAAGCTTAAGAAAGTCCTTAGTGCAAACCCTGTCGCACCTTTAAACATAGAATGTTTGATGGATGAGAAAGATGTGAGGGGAATCATTAAACGGGAAGAATTCGAACAAATAAGTATTCCAATATTAGAACGTGTGAAAGGACCTTTGGAGCAAGCACTTGCAGAAGCTGGTCTTACCGTTGATAATGTCCACATTGTTGAAGTTGTTGGTTCAGGTTCTCGTGTCCCAGctgtaataaaaatattgaccGAGTTCTTCAAGAAGGAGCCTAGGCGTACTATGAATGCAAGCGAGTGTGTTGCTAGAGGTTGTGCCCTTCAGTGTGCTATCCTCAGTCCCACATTCAAAGTGCGAGAATTTCAG GTAAACGAGAACTTTCCATTTTCCATAGCTCTCTCGTGGAAGGGTGCTGCTTCAGATCCTCAAAATGGAGCAGTGGACAATCAGCAGAGCACTGTTGTTTTTCCCAAGGGGAATCCCATACCCAGTGTCAAGGCTCTTACATTTTATAGGTCCGGCACATTTAGTGTTGATGTACATTATACTGATTGTGATCAGCAAGCGAAGATCAGTACCTACACG ATTGGTCCTTTTCAATCTTCAAAAGGTGGAAGGGCAAAGGTGAAGGTGAAGGTTCGACTTAATTTGCACGGAATTGTTTCTGTTGAATCAGCCACA CTATTAGAGGAGGAGGAAGTAGAGGTTCCAGTCACCAGAGATCAGTCAGCTAAAATGGAGACTGATGAAGCTTCATCTGATGCCCTTCCCAGTTCTAACGAGAACGATGTTAACATGCAAGATGCCAAGGGAAGCACAGATGCTGGAGCTGAGAACGGTGGTGCTGAGTTAGGAGACCAATCTGCCCAGATGGAGACGGATGCCAAG GTTGAAGCACCAAAGAAGAAGGTTAAGAAAACCAATATCCCCGTGGTAGAATTGGTTTATGGTGGATTGGCATCAGCTGATGTACAAAAGGCAGTGGAAAAGGAGTTTGAAATGGCTTTACAGGATCGGGTTATGGAGGAaaccaaagagaagaaaaatgctGTCGAGGCATATGTATATGAAATGAGAAACAAG CTGCATGATAAATACCAGGAGTTCGTCACTGATTCACAGAGAGAAGAGCTTTCTGCCAAACTTCAGGAGGTTGAAGATTGGCTTTATGAAGACGGAGAGGATGAAACGAAGGGAGTCTACATAGCTAAGCTTGAGGAGTTGAAGAAG CAAGGTAACCCAATAGAGGAGCGTTTCAAGGAGTACACGGAGAGAGGAACTGTGATTGATCAACTTGCTTACTGCATCAACAGTTACAGGGAAGCAGCAATGTCAGCTGATCCTAAATTTGACCACATCGACATTTCTGAAAAACAGAAG GTCTTGAATGAGTGTGTGGAAGCTGAGGCCTGGTTAAGAGAGAAAAAGCAGCACCAGGACTCTCTACCCAAACATTCTACTCCAGTCCTCTATTCTGCTGATGTGAGAAAGAAAGCTGAAGCGCTTGACAG GTTTTGCAGACCGATAATGACGAAACCCAAGCCAGCTGCGCCTGAGACACCTCCACCAGCTCCTCAAGGCAGTGAGCAGCAAGGAGGGGATGCCAGTGCAACTTCTAATGCTGGCGCAAGTCCGAACCGGAAGGGAGCTGATGAAACTGAGGTGTCCTCAGCTTCTACAGAGCCAATGGACACGGAAAAACCAGAACCTTCGAGCGCTGCTTAA
- the LOC111779408 gene encoding trihelix transcription factor ASIL1-like has protein sequence MDDDNGEERYPLSKRYSGNHRESYSSVPRPKIPLRDAPYSRPVSNQYVDDDVEDDDEEDEGLGEEDDENDQNNGFAHTSDEVDDGDDEDDYDMDEDDKQNSTVKRDDADLERHPKKRRLKSLASSYELAPRVPAPSSVTPAQRLFVGGRNSLMDWNEHETVVLLDAWGERFLQHGRKSLRSEEWQEVAEKVSEVSKIERTDTQCRNRLDTLKKKYKKEKSKSTELGGSTSKWVYFKKLDMLMSSPPNQGGLSCGLDSGEYVFMNPRAYLNRANGFDEMRDSPENSESDDGEDDELDGLPPKKRMYGRNRCDGTSFRMLANSIHKFSEIYEKIESSKRHQMMELEKMRMDFLRDLELQKRHIMERAQAEIAKLRQGDDDDGDYGAPAKSTNG, from the coding sequence ATGGACGACGACAACGGAGAAGAGAGGTATCCTTTATCCAAACGTTACAGTGGAAACCATCGGGAAAGTTATAGTTCTGTACCTCGTCCGAAGATTCCTCTCCGAGATGCTCCTTATTCAAGGCCGGTCAGCAATCAATATGTGGATGATGATGTTGAAGATGACGATGAAGAGGATGAAGGACTGGGGGAGGAAGATGATGAGAATGATCAGAACAATGGTTTTGCTCACACAAGCGATGAAGTAGATGATGGTGATGACGAGGATGATTATGATATGGATGAAGACGACAAGCAGAACAGTACTGTCAAACGAGATGATGCTGATTTGGAAAGACACCCCAAGAAGCGGCGTTTGAAGAGCTTGGCATCAAGTTATGAACTTGCTCCTCGTGTTCCAGCTCCATCATCTGTTACTCCTGCTCAAAGATTATTTGTTGGGGGCAGGAATTCATTGATGGATTGGAATGAACATGAAACAGTTGTTCTTCTAGACGCGTGGGGCGAACGGTTTCTTCAACACGGGAGGAAAAGTCTCCGATCTGAGGAATGGCAAGAGGTTGCTGAGAAGGTATCGGAGGTCTCGAAGATAGAGAGGACGGACACACAATGCCGAAACCGCCTTGATacgttgaagaagaagtataaaaaggaaaaatcgaAGTCGACAGAATTAGGTGGTTCTACCAGCAAATGGGTTTACTTTAAGAAGTTGGACATGTTAATGTCTTCACCCCCAAACCAAGGAGGCCTATCGTGTGGCTTAGACTCGGGGGAGTATGTGTTCATGAACCCTAGAGCTTATCTAAACCGTGCAAACGGGTTCGATGAGATGAGAGATAGCCCCGAAAATTCAGAATCTGATGATGGTGAGGATGACGAACTAGATGGACTTCCACCGAAGAAAAGGATGTATGGGAGAAACCGTTGCGATGGGACCTCATTCAGGATGCTAGCTAACTCCATTCACAAGTTCAGTGAGATTTATGAGAAAATAGAGAGTAGCAAAAGACATCAAATGATGGAGTTAGAGAAGATGAGGATGGATTTCTTGAGAGATTTAGAGTTGCAGAAAAGGCATATCATGGAGAGAGCACAGGCTGAGATTGCGAAACTTAGGCAGGGCGACGATGACGACGGGGACTACGGTGCCCCTGCCAAGAGTACCAACGGATAA
- the LOC111778650 gene encoding protein SYS1 homolog, translated as MFYGALVWDPWLIVAQIVCLQCLYYLTLGMLLATLVGTRVSRISLVYFFDYATLTVSTATGLCVIASFLLTALAGAGFLVYLIERAKKCLDFAATLYILHLFICIAYGGWPSSMTWWVVNGTGLVVMSLLGEYLCIKRELREIPITRLRSNV; from the exons ATGTTCTATGGTGCATTGGTATGGGATCCATGGCTAATTGTTGCCCAAATTGTTTGCCTTCAATGTTTGTATTACCTGACTCTTGGCATGTTGCTGGCGACTCTAGTTGGGACTCGTGTTTCCCGGATCAGCCTTGTTTACTTCTTTGATTATGCTACACTAACTGTCTCTACGGCCACTGGTTTGTGTGTTATTGCTTCATTCCTGCTAACTGCGCTTGCTGG GGCAGGatttttggtttatttgatTGAAAGAGCAAAGAAGTGCTTAGATTTTGCGGCCACACTCTATATACTCCACCTTTTCATCTGTATCGCGTATGGAGGGTGGCCTTCGTCAATGACATGGTGGGTTGTGAATGGTACAGGGCTTGTAGTGATGTCTTTGCTGGGTGAATATCTGTGTATCAAACGTGAACTGCGAGAGATTCCCATAACACGATTGCGTTCGA ATGTTTGA
- the LOC111778648 gene encoding probable sulfate transporter 3.4, which produces MGMNSNRVESLECRETVLRIPPEEMSAPPQQTEEIHKVCLPPTQTTLQKLKHKLSEVCFPDDPFYRFKNQTWFTKLLLGLQFLFPIFQWGPDYTLALFKSDIVSGLTIASLAIPQGISYAKLANLPPIIGLYSSFVPPLIYSVLGSSRHLAVGPVSIASLVMGSMITEAVSFNEQPTLFLKLAFTATFFAGVFQASLGLLRLGFVIDFLSKATLVGFMAGAAVIVSLQQLKGLLGIIHFTNKMQFIPVMSSVFHHKDEWSWQTIVLGFIFLLFLLGTRHISIKKPKLFWISAAAPLTSVILSTILVFLLRDKVPGISVIGHLPKGINPPSLNMLYFTGPQLALAIKTGIITGILSLTEGIAVGRTFAGLKNYQVDGNKEMMAIGFMNMAGSCSSCYVTTGSFSRSAVNYNAGAQTAVSNVVMSATVLITLLFLMPLFHYTPNFILAAIIITAVIGLIDYQAACRLWKVDKLDFVACVCSFFGVLFISVPLGLAIAVGVSIFKILLHVTRPNTMVLGNISGTQIFQNIDRYREALRVPSFLILAIESPIYFANSTYLQERILRWIREDEERIKATNDSPLKCVILDMTAVTSIDTSGIEAVCEIRKILMQKSLQFVLANPVANVTEKLYKSKALEQFEFNGLYLSVGEAVMDISSLWKRQP; this is translated from the exons ATGGGGATGAACTCCAATCGAGTTGAGAGCTTGGAATGTCGTGAAACGGTGTTGAGAATTCCGCCGGAGGAAATGTCGGCGCCTCCGCAACAGACGGAGGAGATTCACAAAGTCTGCTTGCCGCCTACGCAGACTACACTTCAGAAACTCAAGCATAAGCTCTCTGAGGTGTGCTTCCCGGATGATCCGTTTTACAGATTCAAGAACCAAACGTGGTTCACAAAACTGCTTTTAGGCCTTCAATTTCTGTTTCCTATTTTCCAATGGGGACCTGATTATACCCTAGCTCTTTTCAAGTCTGACATCGTTTCTGGTCTCACAATTGCTAGCCTTGCTATTCCTCAG GGAATAAGTTATGCGAAACTTGCGAATTTGCCGCCAATCATCGGTTTAT ATTCAAGTTTTGTGCCTCCACTGATATATTCTGTTCTTGGAAGCTCTAGACATCTTGCTGTTGGTCCTGTTTCTATCGCCTCTTTGGTCATGGGATCGATGATCACTGAGGCAGTCTCTTTTAATGAACAGCCAACTCTGTTTCTTAAGTTAGCTTTTACAGCCACCTTCTTTGCTGGTGTATTCCAAGCATCTTTAGGTTTGTTAAG GCTAGGCTTTGTCATTGATTTTCTGTCAAAGGCTACTTTAGTTGGGTTTATGGCTGGTGCAGCAGTCATCGTGTCATTGCAACAGCTCAAAGGGTTGCTTGGAATCATCCATTTCACCAACAAAATGCAATTTATTCCTGTCATGTCGTCTGTCTTTCACCACAAAGATGAG TGGTCTTGGCAAACTATTGTTTTAGGCTTCATTTTCCTACTCTTTCTTCTGGGAACGAGGCATATA AGTATCAAGAAACCAAAGCTTTTCTGGATTTCAGCAGCTGCTCCACTGACATCAGTTATATTGTCCACTATTTTAGTCTTCCTTCTTAGAGACAAAGTTCCTGGAATCTCAGTG ATTGGTCATTTGCCAAAGGGCATCAATCCACCATCTTTGAACATGCTGTACTTTACTGGTCCTCAATTGGCACTTGCCATAAAAACTGGCATTATAACTGGAATTCTCTCGCTGACT GAAGGAATTGCCGTAGGAAGGACGTTTGCTGGTTTGAAAAACTATCAAGTGGATGGGAATAAAGAAATGATGGCCATTGGTTTTATGAACATGGCTGGATCTTGTTCTTCCTGCTATGTCACAACAG GGTCATTTTCTCGGTCGGCTGTGAATTATAATGCCGGGGCACAAACAGCAGTCTCAAATGTAGTGATGTCTGCAACCGTGCTCATAACGTTGTTGTTTCTGATGCCACTGTTCCATTATACTCCAAATTTCATCCTAGCAGCCATCATTATAACAGCAGTAATTGGGCTAATTGATTACCAAGCAGCCTGTAGGTTATGGAAAGTTGACAAGCTTGATTTCGTAGCTTGTGTTTGTTCTTTCTTCGGCGTTCTTTTCATCTCGGTTCCGTTGGGTCTTGCCATTGCA GTTGGAGTATCTATTTTCAAGATTCTTCTGCATGTCACGAGGCCGAACACCATGGTCTTGGGGAATATTTCTGGGACTCAAATATTCCAAAACATCGACCGATACCGAGAAGCCTTAAGGGTGCCTTCGTTCCTCATTCTTGCCATTGAATCTCCAATCTACTTTGCAAACTCGACATACCTACAAGAAAG GATTCTAAGGTGGATTAGGGAAGACGAAGAGCGAATAAAAGCGACGAACGACAGTCCACTGAAATGTGTAATCCTAGACATGACAG CTGTGACATCCATAGACACAAGTGGTATAGAAGCAGTATGTGAAATTAGGAAGATCTTGATGCAAAAATCACTACAG TTTGTTCTTGCAAATCCAGTTGCAAACGTGACGGAAAAACTGTATAAATCAAAGGCCTTGGAGCAATTCGAGTTTAACGGTCTCTACCTCTCAGTCGGAGAAGCTGTGATGGACATTTCTTCTTTGTGGAAGAGGCAGCCATAA